The Sphingomonas sanxanigenens DSM 19645 = NX02 genome includes a region encoding these proteins:
- a CDS encoding DUF2958 domain-containing protein: MILLTPELHAALRVNADRSAASDHDPVPVVKFFSPMGAATWLATELYVDGDTLFGLADLGFGCPELGCFSLSELASMRLPFGLRIERDIGFSTTVSLSVWADTARRAGSISQAQSIIWRIESAPVPELPTDPEGGNGG; encoded by the coding sequence ATGATCCTGCTCACCCCCGAGCTCCACGCGGCACTGCGCGTGAACGCCGACCGCTCCGCCGCAAGCGATCATGATCCCGTGCCGGTGGTCAAATTCTTCTCGCCCATGGGCGCGGCGACGTGGCTCGCGACCGAGCTTTACGTCGACGGCGACACGCTGTTCGGATTGGCGGACCTTGGGTTCGGCTGTCCCGAGCTTGGCTGTTTCAGCCTGTCCGAACTGGCGAGCATGCGGCTGCCCTTCGGCTTGCGAATAGAGCGCGATATCGGCTTTTCGACCACCGTCAGCCTGTCAGTCTGGGCCGACACCGCGCGCCGGGCCGGTTCGATCAGCCAAGCCCAATCCATCATCTGGCGCATCGAGTCCGCGCCGGTCCCCGAGCTTCCGACCGATCCCGAAGGCGGGAACGGCGGATGA
- a CDS encoding AAA family ATPase, protein MNSEQALKLMESLAAEGKIVRVSSADRTTKAIIFRTLAGRHFAIEVNDVKSRGYAEQTKIVFEAAPSGSVLNWQNAESIIGVTTSDRQFKNSAYTLKGANLEPGKQMSAFVADEATLAQLIEWYSSAESSRQNVRELRRAAVEAAMDLYDKLGAEGFANEYPQFQESRQYWVRPSRPRAFPRYPSKPIAAIAAGVHSLGGGWSKRETAGSLLHNTGYIIVDADGAPEPVPSDQYPHLINGAERIRACALTNYIAPARDRGDAEVTIIAGKLHDEIGMARAWANVCQALRGSKFQEYAAVAAPRQSGPDASTTTAFTYHLDQRATNMPQPSQSATNQILYGPPGTGKTFETAAEAVRLCLGLADTDPLFAEDRRSDLMTEYRRLADAGRIEFITFHQSYSYEDFVEGLRPTTDTADMLMEQQDPASPAPASAGFRLRSEDGIFKRICERARLDRGDNQGGGRLERQRPVFKIALGRRGIEEDRIAQGLNDNLIHLGWGGDIDWSDERFDSFEEIRREWNEKKDAEASGKDPNIEMTYSFRSSMQLGDYVVLSDGRDTFRAFGRVVGEYYYDAAAPYHPHRRKVAWIWRSPEGADRDVFYASYFRRHSVYQLRPATIDWDGLESVVLGADTSRPASDARPHVLVIDEINRANISKVFGELITLLEPDKRLGALNALKVRLPYSGAIFGVPANLHIVGTMNTADRSIALLDTALRRRFEFRELMPRAELLGTVGGIDLAALLSTINARIEYLFDREHQIGHAYFIGCASREDVENVMRHKVIPLLAEYFYEDWGKVAAVLGDADESEGDHHGGFLDRRKLAAPRGMGSEGDASARFRWTVRDEFVFSGLLRG, encoded by the coding sequence TTGAACAGCGAACAAGCGCTTAAACTGATGGAGTCACTTGCGGCCGAGGGAAAGATTGTACGAGTCAGTTCGGCGGATCGGACAACCAAGGCTATCATCTTCCGTACTCTCGCGGGGAGACACTTCGCAATTGAGGTCAACGACGTAAAGTCGCGCGGCTACGCCGAGCAAACCAAGATCGTGTTTGAGGCCGCTCCGTCCGGGTCGGTCCTGAACTGGCAGAATGCCGAAAGCATCATCGGTGTCACTACGAGTGATCGCCAGTTCAAGAACTCTGCCTACACGCTGAAGGGCGCCAATCTCGAACCAGGCAAGCAAATGTCGGCCTTCGTCGCCGACGAGGCGACGCTTGCCCAGTTGATCGAATGGTACTCCTCTGCCGAATCCTCCCGGCAGAACGTCCGTGAACTCAGGCGCGCGGCCGTCGAGGCGGCGATGGACCTGTACGACAAACTGGGAGCCGAAGGCTTCGCCAATGAATATCCGCAATTCCAGGAATCACGGCAATATTGGGTGCGGCCATCCCGCCCAAGGGCGTTCCCGCGCTATCCGAGCAAGCCTATCGCCGCGATTGCGGCTGGCGTTCATTCGCTGGGGGGTGGCTGGTCAAAGCGCGAAACGGCGGGCTCGCTTCTCCACAATACCGGTTACATCATCGTGGATGCGGATGGTGCGCCCGAACCCGTGCCTTCGGATCAATACCCGCATCTCATTAACGGCGCAGAACGAATCCGCGCCTGCGCGCTAACGAACTACATTGCGCCCGCGCGTGATCGCGGTGACGCCGAGGTTACGATCATTGCCGGGAAGCTGCACGACGAAATCGGCATGGCCCGGGCATGGGCAAATGTTTGCCAGGCGCTGCGGGGTTCCAAGTTCCAGGAATATGCCGCGGTCGCTGCACCCCGGCAAAGCGGTCCGGACGCCAGCACCACGACAGCCTTCACGTATCATCTCGATCAGCGAGCAACGAACATGCCCCAGCCTTCGCAGTCAGCCACGAACCAGATTCTTTACGGCCCGCCGGGCACCGGCAAGACGTTTGAAACGGCTGCCGAGGCGGTTCGCCTATGCCTGGGCCTCGCTGATACCGATCCACTATTTGCGGAAGACCGGCGTAGCGACCTGATGACGGAATACCGGCGGCTCGCCGATGCGGGGCGAATCGAGTTCATCACCTTCCACCAGTCTTATTCCTATGAGGACTTTGTCGAAGGACTGCGCCCGACGACCGACACCGCCGACATGCTCATGGAACAGCAAGATCCGGCAAGCCCCGCGCCGGCGTCCGCCGGCTTCAGGTTGCGCAGTGAAGACGGGATTTTCAAGCGCATCTGCGAGCGCGCCCGACTGGACCGGGGCGACAATCAGGGTGGCGGAAGGCTGGAGCGGCAGCGGCCCGTCTTCAAGATTGCGTTGGGCCGCAGGGGCATCGAAGAGGATCGGATAGCCCAGGGGCTGAACGACAACCTCATTCACCTGGGCTGGGGCGGAGACATTGACTGGTCCGACGAGCGTTTCGACAGCTTCGAGGAAATCCGCCGCGAATGGAACGAGAAGAAGGATGCCGAGGCGTCCGGCAAGGATCCCAATATCGAGATGACCTACTCTTTTAGGTCCTCGATGCAGCTTGGCGACTATGTCGTCCTGTCCGATGGAAGGGACACCTTCCGCGCATTCGGGCGGGTCGTCGGGGAGTATTATTACGACGCGGCCGCGCCATATCATCCCCACCGCCGGAAGGTTGCATGGATCTGGCGGAGTCCCGAAGGCGCCGACCGCGATGTCTTTTACGCCAGCTATTTCCGGCGCCATTCGGTGTATCAGCTTCGTCCCGCGACGATCGACTGGGATGGTCTTGAATCCGTCGTCTTGGGCGCGGATACGTCGCGACCGGCCTCGGATGCCAGGCCGCATGTCCTCGTGATCGACGAGATCAATCGCGCGAACATCTCCAAGGTCTTTGGTGAACTGATCACGTTGCTCGAACCGGACAAGCGGCTGGGCGCGCTCAACGCCCTCAAGGTAAGACTACCCTATTCCGGCGCGATTTTCGGCGTACCGGCCAATCTGCACATCGTCGGCACCATGAACACGGCCGATCGGTCAATCGCGCTCCTCGATACCGCACTCAGGCGCCGGTTCGAATTTCGCGAGCTGATGCCACGGGCGGAACTCCTCGGGACGGTGGGCGGCATCGACCTCGCCGCGCTGCTTTCGACGATCAATGCCCGGATCGAGTATCTGTTCGATCGCGAACACCAGATCGGGCACGCCTACTTCATCGGCTGCGCGTCGCGCGAGGACGTCGAGAATGTGATGCGCCATAAGGTGATCCCGCTCCTCGCCGAATATTTCTACGAGGACTGGGGCAAGGTGGCAGCGGTCCTTGGTGATGCCGACGAGAGCGAAGGCGATCACCACGGTGGCTTCCTCGATCGCAGGAAGCTGGCGGCTCCCCGCGGCATGGGCAGCGAAGGCGATGCGTCGGCCCGGTTCCGCTGGACGGTGCGGGACGAGTTCGTTTTTTCAGGTCTTCTTCGGGGATGA
- a CDS encoding ArdC family protein, translating to MPVSPNVRARGKRGKHKAASAACRPAAARTSPEPSRANLYDEVTARIITELEAGRVPWVQPWGRPGGTAPGLPRNALTARHYSGVNVLILWGAVIEHGYPSQGWLTFKQALEAGGCVRKGERGTAVVYADRFTPEAEKARAIETGGDAKTIPFLKRFTVFNVAQCEGLRPGLASEPVPLPERQIVPIAEEVIAASGIEFRVGGNRAFYVPAQDYVQVPPQPAFFEQINYYRTCLHELCHGTGHKSRLNRNLVNSFGSKDYAREELIAEMGSAFLCAALGIVPTVRHADYLGNWLEVLREDNRAIFRAASAASKAAEWLLARHAEARAESARDDTSDRRATTPKVPAMRSIDGMAEEGA from the coding sequence ATGCCTGTCTCCCCGAACGTCCGCGCGCGCGGCAAGCGTGGCAAGCACAAGGCGGCCAGTGCCGCTTGCCGGCCCGCAGCCGCCCGGACCAGTCCCGAGCCGAGCCGCGCGAACCTTTATGACGAGGTGACGGCGCGGATCATCACCGAACTTGAGGCGGGGCGCGTGCCGTGGGTGCAGCCTTGGGGGCGTCCCGGCGGAACCGCGCCCGGACTGCCGCGCAACGCGCTGACCGCGCGCCATTACTCCGGCGTCAATGTGCTGATCCTGTGGGGCGCGGTCATCGAGCATGGCTATCCCTCGCAGGGCTGGCTGACCTTCAAACAGGCGCTTGAGGCGGGTGGCTGCGTGCGTAAGGGCGAGCGCGGTACCGCCGTCGTCTACGCCGACCGCTTCACCCCTGAGGCCGAGAAGGCGCGCGCCATCGAAACCGGCGGCGACGCAAAGACCATTCCCTTCCTCAAGCGTTTTACCGTGTTCAACGTCGCGCAGTGTGAGGGATTGCGCCCCGGACTTGCGTCTGAACCCGTGCCGCTGCCCGAACGCCAGATCGTGCCGATTGCCGAGGAAGTGATCGCGGCGAGCGGCATCGAGTTCCGCGTCGGCGGCAACCGCGCCTTTTATGTGCCCGCGCAGGACTATGTGCAGGTGCCCCCGCAGCCGGCCTTTTTCGAGCAGATCAATTATTACCGGACCTGCCTGCACGAACTTTGTCACGGCACCGGCCACAAGTCGCGGCTGAACCGGAACCTCGTCAACAGCTTCGGATCGAAGGATTATGCCCGCGAGGAATTGATTGCCGAAATGGGTTCGGCCTTTCTCTGCGCGGCCCTTGGCATCGTCCCGACCGTCCGCCACGCCGATTATCTCGGCAACTGGCTGGAGGTGCTGCGCGAGGATAACCGCGCGATCTTCCGCGCGGCGAGCGCCGCCAGCAAAGCCGCCGAGTGGCTGCTGGCGCGGCATGCCGAAGCCCGAGCCGAGTCTGCCCGAGACGACACCAGCGATCGGAGGGCGACGACGCCCAAGGTTCCGGCGATGCGCAGCATCGACGGAATGGCGGAGGAGGGGGCATGA
- a CDS encoding ParB/RepB/Spo0J family partition protein, which translates to MKLDFIPLDKLVVSKANMRYGKKAPDVSDILPTVRSRGVIQPVIVRPNCAPDGYEIVAGSRRFHAAKIVAAERRAAGDTTPEPQDSMLPCAILDEGDDAAAIEASMIENMARLDPDEVAQWENFTRLVREGRKVEDIAATFGLPDLTVKRVLALGNLLPAIRDLYRKERIDAATVRHLTMASKSQQKAWLVLADDENAYLPTGHQLKSWLFGGQSIPVKHALFDVEASGLATIADLFGEDRYVADADAFWTAQNAAIEARRAAYVEQGWADAIIVPPSDHFSTWEYEKAGKRKGGRVYIDVRATGEVIVHEGYVSGKEARRIAKAEGSENGTGQKVARPEVTSTMQTYVDLHRHAAVRAALTGHPAIALRLMVAHAIGGSHLWRVTPEPQSTRNDAVRDSLDNSQAEADFDERRRAVLAVLGFSAEEPAVTGGNGDDYGVVGIFHRLLDLPDAVVMEVIAIVMGETLASGSAAVEAVGMEIGVDMARCWQVDDAFFSAVRDREVLTRIVAEVAGETVASANAGEKTKTLKRIVRDHLDGTNGRDRRENWVPRWMAFPPSAYTARGGVGTVAAHAKAQAARQIERLRPSDDEPDPSAPGGAARGSGDAIASPESGGGAVMALPDDEADRLAA; encoded by the coding sequence ATGAAACTCGATTTTATCCCGCTCGACAAGCTGGTCGTGAGCAAGGCCAACATGCGTTACGGCAAAAAGGCCCCGGACGTGTCCGATATCCTGCCGACCGTCCGCAGCCGTGGCGTCATCCAGCCGGTCATCGTTCGCCCGAACTGCGCGCCCGATGGCTATGAGATCGTCGCCGGAAGCCGCCGCTTCCACGCCGCGAAGATCGTCGCCGCGGAACGGCGCGCGGCGGGCGACACGACACCCGAGCCCCAAGACTCCATGCTTCCGTGCGCGATCCTCGATGAGGGCGACGATGCCGCCGCCATCGAGGCGTCGATGATCGAGAACATGGCGCGGCTCGACCCCGACGAAGTGGCGCAATGGGAGAATTTTACCCGCCTCGTCCGCGAGGGCCGCAAGGTTGAGGACATCGCCGCGACCTTTGGATTGCCCGACCTCACCGTCAAGCGGGTGCTGGCGCTCGGCAATCTGCTCCCCGCGATCCGCGACCTTTACCGCAAGGAACGGATCGACGCGGCGACCGTGCGTCATCTGACGATGGCGTCCAAGAGCCAGCAAAAGGCATGGCTGGTGCTGGCCGACGACGAAAATGCCTATCTGCCGACCGGCCATCAGTTGAAATCATGGCTGTTCGGCGGGCAGTCGATCCCGGTGAAACATGCGCTGTTCGACGTGGAGGCGAGCGGGCTTGCGACCATCGCCGACCTGTTCGGCGAGGACCGTTATGTCGCCGATGCCGATGCCTTCTGGACGGCGCAGAATGCCGCAATCGAGGCGCGCCGCGCGGCCTATGTCGAACAGGGCTGGGCCGACGCGATCATCGTGCCGCCGTCCGATCATTTCTCGACATGGGAATATGAGAAGGCGGGCAAGCGCAAGGGCGGGCGCGTCTATATCGACGTGCGCGCCACCGGCGAGGTGATCGTCCATGAAGGCTATGTCTCCGGCAAGGAAGCCCGCCGGATCGCCAAGGCCGAGGGGTCGGAGAACGGGACCGGCCAGAAGGTGGCGCGGCCCGAGGTGACATCGACCATGCAGACCTATGTCGATCTGCATCGCCATGCCGCCGTCCGCGCCGCGCTGACCGGCCATCCGGCCATCGCGCTACGCTTGATGGTGGCCCATGCCATCGGCGGTTCGCACCTCTGGCGCGTCACGCCCGAGCCGCAATCCACCCGCAACGACGCCGTGCGGGACAGCCTCGACAACAGCCAAGCCGAAGCGGATTTCGACGAGCGCCGGCGCGCGGTGCTGGCGGTTCTCGGCTTCTCTGCCGAGGAACCGGCCGTGACCGGGGGTAATGGCGACGACTATGGCGTCGTCGGCATCTTCCATCGGCTGCTCGACCTTCCCGATGCGGTCGTTATGGAGGTGATCGCCATCGTCATGGGCGAAACGCTGGCGTCAGGCAGCGCCGCCGTCGAGGCGGTGGGCATGGAGATCGGCGTCGATATGGCTCGCTGCTGGCAGGTCGACGACGCCTTTTTCTCGGCTGTCCGCGACCGGGAAGTGCTGACCCGGATCGTCGCCGAGGTGGCGGGCGAAACCGTCGCCAGCGCCAATGCTGGCGAGAAGACCAAGACCCTGAAACGCATCGTCCGCGACCATCTCGACGGCACCAACGGACGCGACCGGCGCGAGAATTGGGTCCCGCGCTGGATGGCGTTCCCGCCCTCCGCCTATACGGCACGCGGCGGCGTCGGCACGGTTGCGGCCCATGCCAAGGCGCAGGCCGCGCGCCAAATCGAGCGGCTCCGCCCAAGCGACGACGAGCCGGACCCGAGCGCGCCGGGCGGAGCCGCTCGAGGCTCCGGCGATGCGATTGCATCGCCGGAAAGCGGCGGAGGGGCTGTCATGGCCCTGCCGGACGACGAGGCCGACCGCCTTGCTGCTTGA
- a CDS encoding McrC family protein, which produces MIRRTILEWETIDYGEDADNLQTIPVRAADRIAAIAAASPLSGRGGGGVIEHGRKALRARGVVGVIAADGCALEILPKIDFPGEPAENATGNIRRRLVHMLAVALDIKIDAGQVTALDWQRETLLEILIRLFSEKLVDAVRQGMPRRYVGHETDLAALRGRLDVTRQFTVLAANPSRLACRYDALSPDIALNRIMKAVVTRLARIARSTDNQRRLRELAFVYADITDIPVPALRWDDVVLDRTNARWRELLNLARLLLGERFQTTSSGGSSGFSLLFEMNTLFEEYVARTIARALAGQQLRVVSQGGRLYCLETTAGGLFQTKPDILIKDGTSVIQVIDTKWKRISPRIDDKKQGVAQADVYQMMAYGRLYDCSRLTLLYPHHLGLAGVEGVQASHRVRGSDHWLETATVDVAVADGIGARLRSFVGPVVQPALAVI; this is translated from the coding sequence ATGATCCGCCGAACGATCCTCGAATGGGAGACGATCGACTATGGCGAGGACGCCGACAATCTCCAGACAATTCCGGTACGCGCGGCCGATCGCATCGCCGCCATAGCCGCAGCATCGCCCCTGTCGGGGCGGGGCGGTGGCGGCGTGATCGAGCACGGTCGCAAGGCGCTGCGCGCCAGGGGCGTGGTAGGCGTTATTGCCGCTGACGGATGCGCGCTGGAGATCTTGCCCAAGATCGACTTTCCGGGCGAACCGGCGGAAAACGCGACCGGCAACATCCGGCGACGCCTCGTCCACATGCTGGCCGTGGCGCTCGACATCAAGATCGACGCCGGCCAGGTAACGGCGCTGGACTGGCAGCGGGAGACCCTGCTCGAAATATTGATCCGGCTGTTCTCCGAAAAACTTGTCGACGCCGTTCGGCAAGGAATGCCACGACGCTATGTGGGGCATGAGACAGACTTGGCCGCCCTGCGCGGACGCCTGGATGTAACGCGGCAATTCACGGTCCTCGCCGCCAATCCGTCGCGCCTCGCATGCCGTTATGATGCGCTGTCGCCGGACATTGCGCTCAACCGGATCATGAAGGCGGTCGTGACGCGGCTTGCCCGGATTGCGCGGTCGACCGACAATCAGCGCAGGCTGCGTGAACTGGCGTTCGTCTATGCCGACATTACCGACATCCCGGTCCCGGCGTTGCGCTGGGACGATGTCGTGCTAGACCGCACCAATGCGCGCTGGCGGGAGTTGCTGAACCTGGCGAGATTGCTCCTTGGAGAGCGATTCCAGACGACGTCCTCCGGGGGAAGTAGCGGATTTTCGCTATTGTTCGAGATGAACACGCTGTTCGAGGAATATGTCGCGCGAACGATTGCCCGGGCGCTGGCCGGCCAGCAGCTTCGGGTCGTAAGCCAGGGCGGGAGGCTCTATTGTCTCGAAACCACCGCTGGCGGCCTGTTCCAGACCAAGCCCGACATCCTGATCAAGGATGGTACCAGCGTCATCCAGGTCATCGACACGAAATGGAAGCGGATATCCCCGCGGATCGACGACAAGAAGCAGGGCGTCGCCCAGGCCGATGTCTATCAGATGATGGCCTACGGGCGACTCTACGATTGCTCGCGACTGACCCTCCTATACCCGCATCATCTTGGACTCGCCGGCGTGGAAGGCGTGCAAGCTTCTCATCGTGTGAGGGGTAGTGACCATTGGCTGGAAACCGCCACTGTGGACGTTGCGGTGGCTGATGGGATCGGGGCAAGGTTGCGCAGCTTCGTTGGCCCTGTCGTACAGCCGGCACTCGCCGTGATCTGA
- a CDS encoding DNA -binding domain-containing protein: MEGQEAVLLQYRLHGLASAEARLLPLRRFLNLCRHRRFARSLFPRDPRIDRGIAMLRVHDATGQGASQREIAAILFGDQRVARDWVGESDSLRSRVRRLVREAGAMARGGYRQLMRRGR; the protein is encoded by the coding sequence TTGGAGGGACAGGAAGCGGTTCTGCTCCAGTATCGGCTGCACGGGCTTGCTTCGGCGGAGGCGCGACTGCTGCCCCTGCGCCGGTTCCTCAACCTGTGCCGGCATCGGCGGTTCGCGCGATCGCTCTTTCCCCGTGATCCCCGCATCGACCGCGGGATCGCAATGCTGCGCGTCCATGACGCGACTGGCCAGGGCGCGAGCCAGCGTGAGATCGCTGCGATCCTGTTCGGGGACCAGCGGGTGGCGCGCGATTGGGTCGGGGAATCGGATTCGCTGCGTTCGAGGGTCCGCCGGCTGGTGCGCGAGGCTGGGGCGATGGCGCGCGGCGGCTATCGTCAGTTGATGCGCCGGGGCCGTTAA
- a CDS encoding transcriptional regulator domain-containing protein, whose amino-acid sequence MWEWLRRDPGYVGWYTRASTATRGACAALPWGLHFRGASRPPGPGGAAHLACRFRSRDAWRYCHTGRPGRP is encoded by the coding sequence ATGTGGGAATGGCTGCGCCGCGATCCCGGCTATGTCGGCTGGTACACGCGGGCCAGCACCGCCACGCGCGGGGCCTGCGCTGCCCTGCCCTGGGGGCTGCACTTTCGCGGAGCATCCCGACCTCCCGGCCCCGGAGGCGCGGCTCATCTGGCATGCCGATTTCGATCCCGGGACGCTTGGCGTTATTGCCATACCGGCCGACCCGGCCGACCCTGA
- a CDS encoding LuxR family transcriptional regulator: MATQFMRLVEAAANAGDLTAAMAAVTDQLGFQYFALTHHVDIVAASGTAIRLHNYPAHWADYYDRNALGVSDPVHRASHMTSVGFPWSRMSEMIPMTREDHRVLALGRNQGIGDGFTVPAHVPGEARGSCSFANEAGRPMPYEMLPLAQLAGMFAFEGARRLWAMRAGLQTPPRPILTDRQRDCVLWVARGKSDWEISHILGIGEETVARHIKQACERYGVSKRTYLVILTLFDGTLTFSDIFRRRYHPFPE; encoded by the coding sequence ATGGCGACGCAGTTCATGCGGCTCGTCGAGGCCGCCGCGAATGCGGGTGATCTCACCGCCGCGATGGCGGCGGTGACGGACCAGCTCGGCTTCCAATATTTCGCGCTGACGCATCATGTCGACATCGTCGCGGCGAGCGGCACCGCCATCCGCCTCCACAATTATCCGGCGCACTGGGCCGATTATTATGACCGCAATGCGCTCGGCGTGTCCGATCCGGTCCACCGCGCGAGCCATATGACCAGCGTCGGCTTTCCCTGGTCGCGGATGTCCGAGATGATCCCGATGACCCGCGAAGACCACCGCGTGCTGGCGCTGGGTCGCAACCAGGGCATCGGCGACGGCTTCACGGTGCCGGCGCATGTGCCGGGCGAGGCGCGCGGCTCCTGCTCGTTCGCGAACGAGGCGGGCCGGCCGATGCCGTACGAGATGCTGCCGCTGGCGCAACTGGCGGGGATGTTCGCGTTCGAAGGCGCGCGGCGGCTCTGGGCGATGCGCGCAGGCCTGCAGACGCCGCCGCGCCCGATCCTGACCGACCGCCAGCGCGACTGCGTGCTCTGGGTCGCGCGCGGGAAGAGCGACTGGGAGATCAGCCACATCCTGGGCATCGGCGAGGAGACGGTCGCCCGCCATATCAAGCAGGCCTGCGAGCGCTACGGCGTGAGCAAGCGGACATATCTGGTAATCCTGACGCTCTTCGACGGAACGCTGACCTTCTCCGATATCTTTCGCCGCCGATATCACCCTTTTCCGGAATAG